The Argopecten irradians isolate NY chromosome 16, Ai_NY, whole genome shotgun sequence genome window below encodes:
- the LOC138310829 gene encoding polysialic acid O-acetyltransferase-like produces MEDCKVEVKDSKVDMGDSKVEMGDSKVEIGDSKVEMGDSKVEMGDSKVEMEDSKAEIEDSKQEIGDGGQQGRDGGQQGEDSKVEMEDSKVEMEDSKVKIEDSKVEMEDSKVEMEDSKVEMEDSKVKIEDSKVEMEDSKVEMEDSKVEMEDSKVEMEDSKVEMEDSKVEMEDSKVEMGTAR; encoded by the exons ATGGAGGATTGCAAGGTGGAGGTGAAGGACAGCAAGGTGGATATGGGGGACAGCAAGGTGGAGATGGGGGACAGCAAGGTTGAGATAGGGGACAGCAAGGTGGAGATGGGGGACAGCAAGGTAGAGATGGGGGACAGCAAGGTAGAGATGGAGGACAGCAAGGCAGAGATAGAGGACAGCAAG CAAGAGATAGGAGATGGAGGACAGCAAGGCAGAGATGGAGGACAGCAAGGTGAAGATAGCAAGGTAGAGATGGAGGACAGCAAGGTAGAGATGGAGGACAGCAAGGTGAAGATAGAGGACAGCAAGGTAGAGATGGAGGACAGCAAGGTAGAGATGGAGGACAGCAAGGTAGAGATGGAGGACAGCAAGGTGAAGATAGAGGACAGCAAGGTAGAGATGGAGGACAGCAAGGTAGAGATGGAGGACAGCAAGGTAGAGATGGAGGACAGCAAGGTAGAGATGGAGGACAGCAAGGTAGAGATGGAGGACAGCAAGGTAGAGATGGAGGACAGCAAGGTAGAGATGGGGACAGCAAGGTAG
- the LOC138310830 gene encoding golgin subfamily A member 6-like protein 22: MEDSKVEIEDSKVEMGDSKVEMEDSKVEMVDSKVEMVDSKVEMEDSKVKIEDSKVEMEDSKVKIEDSKVEMGDSKVEMEDSKVEMEDSKVEMEDSKVKMEDSKVEMGDSKVEMEDSKVEMEDSKVEMEDSKVEIEDSKVEMEDSKVEMEDSKVKMEDSKVEMEDSKVKIEDSKVEMEDSKVEIEDSKVEMEDSKVEMEDSKVKIEDSKVEMEDSKVEMEDSKVEMEDSKVEMEDSKVEMGDSKVEMEDSKVEMEDSKVEMEDSKVEMGDSKVEMVDSKVEMEDSKVEMGDSKVEMGDSKVEIEDSKVEMEDSKVEIEDSKVEKEDSKVKMEDSKVEMGDSKVKMEDSKVEMEDSKVEMGTAR; this comes from the coding sequence ATGGAGGACAGCAAGGTAGAGATAGAGGACAGCAAGGTAGAGATGGGGGACAGCAAGGTAGAGATGGAGGACAGCAAGGTAGAGATGGTGGACAGCAAGGTAGAGATGGTGGACAGCAAGGTAGAGATGGAGGACAGCAAGGTGAAGATAGAGGACAGCAAGGTAGAGATGGAGGACAGCAAGGTGAAGATAGAGGACAGCAAGGTAGAGATGGGGGACAGCAAGGTAGAGATGGAGGACAGCAAGGTAGAGATGGAGGACAGCAAGGTAGAGATGGAGGACAGCAAGGTGAAGATGGAGGACAGCAAGGTAGAGATGGGGGACAGCAAGGTAGAGATGGAGGACAGCAAGGTAGAGATGGAGGACAGCAAGGTAGAGATGGAGGACAGCAAGGTAGAGATAGAGGACAGCAAGGTAGAGATGGAGGACAGCAAGGTGGAGATGGAGGACAGCAAGGTGAAGATGGAGGACAGCAAGGTAGAGATGGAGGACAGCAAGGTGAAGATAGAGGACAGCAAGGTGGAGATGGAGGACAGCAAGGTGGAGATAGAGGACAGCAAGGTAGAGATGGAGGACAGCAAGGTAGAGATGGAGGACAGCAAGGTGAAGATAGAGGACAGCAAGGTAGAGATGGAGGACAGCAAGGTAGAGATGGAGGACAGCAAGGTAGAGATGGAGGACAGCAAGGTAGAGATGGAGGACAGCAAGGTAGAGATGGGGGACAGCAAGGTAGAGATGGAGGACAGCAAGGTAGAGATGGAGGACAGCAAGGTAGAGATGGAGGACAGCAAGGTAGAGATGGGGGACAGCAAGGTAGAGATGGTGGACAGCAAGGTAGAGATGGAGGACAGCAAGGTAGAGATGGGGGACAGCAAGGTAGAGATGGGGGACAGCAAGGTGGAGATAGAGGACAGCAAGGTAGAGATGGAGGACAGCAAGGTAGAGATAGAGGACAGCAAGGTAGAGAAAGAAGACAGCAAGGTGAAGATGGAGGACAGCAAGGTAGAGATGGGGGACAGCAAGGTGAAGATGGAGGACAGCAAGGTAGAGATGGAGGACAGCAAGGTAGAGATGGGGACAGCAAGGTAG
- the LOC138310831 gene encoding golgin subfamily A member 6-like protein 22: MGDSKVEMGDSKVEIGDSKVEMGDSKVEMGDSKVEMEDSKVEMGQQGEMEDSKVEMEDSKVEMGDSKVEMEDSKVTMEDSKVTMEDSKAEMADSKVEMEDSKVEASKVEDSKVEDSKMEDSKMKDRKIEIVDSKVAMQDSKVEMQDSKMDMEDNKMEMVESKMEIEDSKAVMEVSKMDMDDSKMDMDDSKMDMGDSKVEMEESKIDMVDSKMEIVGSEMEMEDSKVKMEDSKVEMDGSKEEGIVDNEEEIVNKNSAKWYVF, from the coding sequence ATGGGGGACAGCAAGGTAGAGATGGGGGACAGCAAGGTAGAGATAGGGGACAGCAAGGTAGAGATGGGGGACAGCAAGGTAGAGATGGGGGACAGCAAGGTAGAGATGGAGGACAGCAAGGTAGAGATGGGACAGCAAGGTGAGATGGAGGACAGCAAGGTAGAGATGGAGGACAGCAAGGTAGAGATGGGGGACAGCAAGGTAGAGATGGAGGACAGCAAGGTGACGATGGAGGACAGCAAGGTGACGATGGAGGACAGCAAGGCAgaaatggcggacagtaaggTGGAAATGGAGGACAGCAAGGTGGAGGCCAGCAAGGTGGAGGACAGCAAGGTGGAAGACAGCAAGATGGAGGACAGCAAGATGAAAGACAGAAAGATTGAGATAGTGGACAGCAAGGTGGCGATGCAAGACAGCAAGGTCGAGATGCAAGATAGCAAGATGGATATGGAAGACAATAAGATGGAGATGGTGGAAAGCAAGATGGAAATAGAAGACAGCAAGGCGGTAATGGAGGTCAGCAAGATGGATATGGATGACAGCAAGATGGATATGGATGACAGCAAGATGGATATGGGTGACAGCAAGGTGGAGATGGAGGAGAGCAAGATTGATATGGTGGACAGCAAGATGGAAATAGTGGGCAGCGAGATGGAGATGGAAGACAGCAAGGTGAAGATGGAAGACAGCAAGGTGGAAATGGACGGAAGTAAGGAAGAGGGAATAGTAGACAATGAAGAGGAGATTGTGAACAAGAATTCTGCTAAATGGTATGTATTCTAA